One Drosophila kikkawai strain 14028-0561.14 chromosome 3L, DkikHiC1v2, whole genome shotgun sequence genomic window carries:
- the LOC108084784 gene encoding speract receptor isoform X1 — MFAHPCRAPAGIDLSGLLYLLPRLLLLLLLAITQCGQVHGEVFTLGYLTGSQRRPGNLDYQRPGITISGAISLAVEQVNAGPLRDRGHSLQFVVAETFGEEVASIRQTAALWTQQVAAYIGPQETCVHEGRMAAAFNLPMISYYCTHRDPSNKADFPTFARTRPPDTQISKSVVALLLAFNWTQVSFLYLDDSSGQYQPVAETILSTITVAGVSVRDVRTWNTIYHHGFMANPFDALVEQTYVNTRIYLILGHYYEHVGLMVSLQRRGLLSEGDYFVVGIDIEQYEPAKPEKYLRGLLLEDVEPLAVQAFQSYLGIVPTASVSFATFANEVNKYMERPPFNFPNPLNLFGGVKQISAEAAYLYDAVHLYAKALLEVLDSGGRPRNGSAIVAAIKGSRYRSAMGYHVYIDENGDAAGNYTVLARGKVRNGRNQTVLGLRPVGTFSHRNSSLSSSTEALPDLNLFRPIDWVGGSRPAAAPSCGFGGEKCVNYTGEISAAIAGGALLLLGLVLLVLYRNWRYEQELDSLLWKIDFREVQMHENEREQQAQKQTRSTHPLIRTSQVSLSSNPDADFRYTTIFTPIGLYKGQLYAIKKVRKKSVDITREMKKELKLLRDARHDNICAFIGACTDPPNICIISEYCTRGSLKDILENEDVKLDNMFIASMVADIIRGVIYLHESPIRFHGALCTSNCLVDSRWVVKLTDFGLFAFKQGIEDSFTDMQHMSAKCLKLLYRAPELLRQGPSSLVTGTQRGDAYSFGILLYEMHVRRGPFGETGLTPMQCLQKVLQPQDQLHPYRPSLQPLETAFDCVSECLRECWAERPEDRPDFKTIRAKLRPLRKGMRPNIFDNMMAMMEKYANNLEALVDDRTDQLQEEKKKTDALLHEMLPRCVADQLKKGHKVDPEHYEQVSIYFSDIVGFTAMSAECTPLQVVDFLNDLYTCFDSIIGHFDVYKVETIGDAYMVVSGLPLRNGDLHAAEIATMSLHLLSAVSEFKIRHRPTNRLLLRIGIHSGPVCAGVVGLKMPRYCLFGDTVNTASRMESSGVPLKIHCSWQCRQLLERLGGYHFQERGVISMKGKGEQRTYWLLGEDEEARDRRTYERSQRRGSRALNKFIQGTIKQAQEKGNDYGIRSSLKQKNLLRNSLARSSSLESPKKLRFAAGSLLEHHRYHSDEALLEVDSYTGLRRSSGGSTQSRYEETTLSLTLSCQSIEVLGVQLSKRRPSSYPTANTPLLMNHVEV, encoded by the exons ATGTTTGCGCACCCCTGTCGGGCTCCAGCTGGAATCGACCTCTCAGGACTTTTGTACCTCCTGCCTCGCCTacttctgctcctcctgcttgCCATCACTCAGTGTGGGCAGGTTCATGGAGAGGTCTTCACTCTCGGCTACCTCACTGGCTCGCAAAGACGCCCGGGAAACCTGGACTACCAACGCCCTGGTATCACTATTTCCGGAGCCATCTCATTAGCGGTGGAGCAAGTGAACGCCGGCCCACTCCGTGACCGAGGTCACTCGCTGCAATTCGTTGTAGCCGAAACATTTGGCGAGGAAGTGGCCAGCATCCGGCAGACGGCGGCGCTGTGGACCCAGCAGGTGGCCGCCTACATTGGCCCACAGGAGACGTGCGTACATGAGGGTCGCATGGCGGCCGCCTTCAACCTCCCTATGATATCCTAT TACTGCACCCACCGGGATCCCTCAAACAAGGCAGATTTTCCCACATTTGCAAGGACCCGACCGCCGGACACGCAAATCTCAAAGTCGGTGGTTGCCCTTTTGTTGGCCTTTAACTGGACCCAAGTAAGCTTTTTGTACTTGGACGACTCGAGTGGTCAGTATCAACCGGTGGCTGAGACGATTCTGAGCACAATAACTGTGGCTGGAGTAAGCGTAAGGGACGTTCGCACCTGGAACACCATTTACCACCATGGATTTATGGCGAATCCCTTTGATGCTCTGGTGGAACAGACCTATGTCAACACAAGGA TCTATCTGATCTTAGGACACTACTATGAGCACGTCGGCCTCATGGTAAGTCTCCAAAGGCGGGGACTTCTGTCGGAAGGCGACTACTTTGTGGTGGGCATCGACATCGAACAGTATGAGCCGGCTAAGCCTGAGAAGTATTTGCGCGGACTGCTGCTTGAGGATGTGGAGCCCCTGGCCGTGCAGGCCTTCCAGTCCTATCTGGGAATTGTTCCCACGGCGTCCGTCTCCTTCGCCACGTTCGCCAACGAG GTTAACAAATATATGGAGCGACCGCCATTTAATTTCCCCAATCCACTGAATCTGTTCGGTGGCGTTAAGCAG ATAAGCGCCGAGGCCGCCTATCTCTACGATGCCGTGCATCTGTATGCCAAGGCGCTGCTAGAAGTCCTTGATTCGGGCGGCAGGCCGAGAAACGGCAGCGCCATTGTGGCGGCCATCAAGGGCTCGCGCTATCGCAGCGCAATGGG CTATCACGTCTACATCGACGAGAATGGCGATGCGGCCGGCAATTACACAGTATTAGCTAGGGGGAAGGTCCGAAACGGACGCAACCAGACGGTGCTAGGACTGCGCCCCGTAGGCACCTTCAGCCACAGAAACAGCAgcctcagcagcagcaccgaGGCCTTGCCA GATCTCAATCTGTTCAGGCCTATTGACTGGGTGGGTGGTTCGCGCCCAGCAGCTGCCCCTAGTTGTGGCTTTGGCGGCGAGAAGTGCGTCA ACTACACTGGCGAGATTTCGGCGGCCATTGCCGGAGGCGCTCTATTGCTGCTGGGCTTGGTTCTACTGGTTCTTTACCGCAACTGGCGTTATGAGCAGGAACTAGACAGCTTGCTCTGGAAGATAGACTTCCGCGAGGTGCAAATGCACGAGAACGAGCGGGAACAGCAGGCTCAGAAGCAAACGCGC TCTACCCACCCCCTAATCCGGACCAGCCAGGTGAGCCTGAGCTCCAATCCAGACGCCGACTTCCGCTACACGACCATCTTCACGCCCATCGGCCTGTACAAGGGACAGCTGTACGCCATTAAGAAGGTCCGTAAAAAGAGCGTCGACATCACTCGCGAGATGAAGAAGGAGTTGAAGCTG TTGCGCGACGCCCGCCACGACAACATATGCGCGTTTATTGGCGCCTGCACGGACCCACCCAACATTTGCATCATTAGCGAGTACTGCACCCGGGGTAGCCTTAAG GATATTCTGGAAAACGAGGACGTCAAGCTGGACAACATGTTCATTGCCTCCATGGTGGCAGACATTATACGC GGCGTCATCTATTTACACGAGTCTCCCATTCGCTTCCACGGCGCTTTGTGCACTTCCAATTGTCTGGTGGACTCGCGATGGGTGGTCAAGTTGACGGACTTTGGCCTGTTCGCCTTCAAGCAGGGCATCGAGGACAGTTTCACCGATATGCAACACATGTCGGCCAAGTGCCTGA AGCTGCTGTACCGCGCCCCAGAGCTTCTCCGACAAGGTCCATCCTCGCTTGTCACGGGCACCCAGCGCGGGGACGCCTACTCCTTTGGCATCCTGCTGTACGAGATGCATGTGCGTCGCGGTCCCTTCGGAGAAACGGGCCTAACTCCCATGCAATGCTTGCAGAAGGTGCTGCAGCCGCAGGACCAGCTGCATCCGTATAGGCCCTCCTTGCAGCCCCTGGAGACGGCCTTCGACTGCGTTAGCGAGTGCCTGCGCGAGTGCTGGGCAGAGCGACCCGAGGATCGACCAGACTTCAAGACCATACGGGCCAAGCTGCGTCCTCTGCGCAAGGGGATGCGGCCAAACATTTTCGACAACATGATGGCCATGATGGAGAAGTACGCCAACAACCTGGAGGCCCTGGTCGACGACCGCACGGACCAGTTGCaggaggagaagaagaagaCCGATGCCCTGCTCCACGAGATGCTGCCGCGCTGTGTGGCCGACCAGCTCAAAAAGGGCCACAAGGTGGACCCCGAGCACTACGAGCAAGTCAGCATCTACTTCAGCGACATTGTAGGATTCACGGCCATGTCCGCCGAGTGCACGCCGCTGCAGGTGGTGGACTTCCTGAACGACCTCTACACCTGCTTCGACTCCATAATCGGGCACTTCGACGTTTACAAGGTGGAGACCATCGGCGATGCCTACATGGTTGTTTCCGGTCTGCCCCTGCGCAACGGTGACCTGCACGCCGCCGAGATTGCCACCATGTCGCTGCACCTACTAAGCGCCGTCTCCGAGTTTAAAATCCGCCACCGGCCAACTAACCGCTTGCTCCTGCGCATTGGCATACACTCGGGTCCCGTCTGCGCTGGAGTTGTCGGCCTGAAAATGCCCCGCTACTGCCTCTTTGGGGACACTGTGAACACAGCTTCGCGCATGGAGTCAAGCGGCGTACCGCTGAAGATACACTGTAGTTGGCAATGCAGGCAACTACTGGAGCGTCTGGGCGGCTACCACTTTCAGGAGCGTGGCGTAATCTCCATGAAGGGCAAGGGTGAGCAGCGCACCTACTGGCTGCTGGGCGAGGATGAGGAGGCGCGCGACCGGCGCACCTACGAGCGGTCCCAACGACGAGGCTCGAGAGCCCTGAACAAGTTCATCCAGGGCACTATTAAGCAGGCCCAGGAAAAGGGCAACGACTACGGTATACGCTCCTCGCTCAAGCAGAAGAATCTCCTGCGCAACTCCCTAGCCCGCTCCTCCAGCCTGGAGTCTCCCAAGAAGCTGCGCTTCGCCGCTGGCAGTCTCCTGGAGCACCATCGCTATCACAG TGACGAAGCTCTGCTGGAGGTTGATTCCTACACTGGCCTTCGACGCTCTTCCGGGGGATCCACACAATCGCGCTACGAAGAGACGACGCTCTCGCTAACCCTGTCATGCCAAAGTATCGAGGTGCTGGGCGTCCAGCTGAGCAAACGACGCCCCTCCTCGTATCCCACTGCCAACACGCCGCTCTTGATGAACCACGTAGAGGTGTAA
- the LOC108084784 gene encoding speract receptor isoform X2, producing MVSLQRRGLLSEGDYFVVGIDIEQYEPAKPEKYLRGLLLEDVEPLAVQAFQSYLGIVPTASVSFATFANEVNKYMERPPFNFPNPLNLFGGVKQISAEAAYLYDAVHLYAKALLEVLDSGGRPRNGSAIVAAIKGSRYRSAMGYHVYIDENGDAAGNYTVLARGKVRNGRNQTVLGLRPVGTFSHRNSSLSSSTEALPDLNLFRPIDWVGGSRPAAAPSCGFGGEKCVNYTGEISAAIAGGALLLLGLVLLVLYRNWRYEQELDSLLWKIDFREVQMHENEREQQAQKQTRSTHPLIRTSQVSLSSNPDADFRYTTIFTPIGLYKGQLYAIKKVRKKSVDITREMKKELKLLRDARHDNICAFIGACTDPPNICIISEYCTRGSLKDILENEDVKLDNMFIASMVADIIRGVIYLHESPIRFHGALCTSNCLVDSRWVVKLTDFGLFAFKQGIEDSFTDMQHMSAKCLKLLYRAPELLRQGPSSLVTGTQRGDAYSFGILLYEMHVRRGPFGETGLTPMQCLQKVLQPQDQLHPYRPSLQPLETAFDCVSECLRECWAERPEDRPDFKTIRAKLRPLRKGMRPNIFDNMMAMMEKYANNLEALVDDRTDQLQEEKKKTDALLHEMLPRCVADQLKKGHKVDPEHYEQVSIYFSDIVGFTAMSAECTPLQVVDFLNDLYTCFDSIIGHFDVYKVETIGDAYMVVSGLPLRNGDLHAAEIATMSLHLLSAVSEFKIRHRPTNRLLLRIGIHSGPVCAGVVGLKMPRYCLFGDTVNTASRMESSGVPLKIHCSWQCRQLLERLGGYHFQERGVISMKGKGEQRTYWLLGEDEEARDRRTYERSQRRGSRALNKFIQGTIKQAQEKGNDYGIRSSLKQKNLLRNSLARSSSLESPKKLRFAAGSLLEHHRYHSDEALLEVDSYTGLRRSSGGSTQSRYEETTLSLTLSCQSIEVLGVQLSKRRPSSYPTANTPLLMNHVEV from the exons ATGGTAAGTCTCCAAAGGCGGGGACTTCTGTCGGAAGGCGACTACTTTGTGGTGGGCATCGACATCGAACAGTATGAGCCGGCTAAGCCTGAGAAGTATTTGCGCGGACTGCTGCTTGAGGATGTGGAGCCCCTGGCCGTGCAGGCCTTCCAGTCCTATCTGGGAATTGTTCCCACGGCGTCCGTCTCCTTCGCCACGTTCGCCAACGAG GTTAACAAATATATGGAGCGACCGCCATTTAATTTCCCCAATCCACTGAATCTGTTCGGTGGCGTTAAGCAG ATAAGCGCCGAGGCCGCCTATCTCTACGATGCCGTGCATCTGTATGCCAAGGCGCTGCTAGAAGTCCTTGATTCGGGCGGCAGGCCGAGAAACGGCAGCGCCATTGTGGCGGCCATCAAGGGCTCGCGCTATCGCAGCGCAATGGG CTATCACGTCTACATCGACGAGAATGGCGATGCGGCCGGCAATTACACAGTATTAGCTAGGGGGAAGGTCCGAAACGGACGCAACCAGACGGTGCTAGGACTGCGCCCCGTAGGCACCTTCAGCCACAGAAACAGCAgcctcagcagcagcaccgaGGCCTTGCCA GATCTCAATCTGTTCAGGCCTATTGACTGGGTGGGTGGTTCGCGCCCAGCAGCTGCCCCTAGTTGTGGCTTTGGCGGCGAGAAGTGCGTCA ACTACACTGGCGAGATTTCGGCGGCCATTGCCGGAGGCGCTCTATTGCTGCTGGGCTTGGTTCTACTGGTTCTTTACCGCAACTGGCGTTATGAGCAGGAACTAGACAGCTTGCTCTGGAAGATAGACTTCCGCGAGGTGCAAATGCACGAGAACGAGCGGGAACAGCAGGCTCAGAAGCAAACGCGC TCTACCCACCCCCTAATCCGGACCAGCCAGGTGAGCCTGAGCTCCAATCCAGACGCCGACTTCCGCTACACGACCATCTTCACGCCCATCGGCCTGTACAAGGGACAGCTGTACGCCATTAAGAAGGTCCGTAAAAAGAGCGTCGACATCACTCGCGAGATGAAGAAGGAGTTGAAGCTG TTGCGCGACGCCCGCCACGACAACATATGCGCGTTTATTGGCGCCTGCACGGACCCACCCAACATTTGCATCATTAGCGAGTACTGCACCCGGGGTAGCCTTAAG GATATTCTGGAAAACGAGGACGTCAAGCTGGACAACATGTTCATTGCCTCCATGGTGGCAGACATTATACGC GGCGTCATCTATTTACACGAGTCTCCCATTCGCTTCCACGGCGCTTTGTGCACTTCCAATTGTCTGGTGGACTCGCGATGGGTGGTCAAGTTGACGGACTTTGGCCTGTTCGCCTTCAAGCAGGGCATCGAGGACAGTTTCACCGATATGCAACACATGTCGGCCAAGTGCCTGA AGCTGCTGTACCGCGCCCCAGAGCTTCTCCGACAAGGTCCATCCTCGCTTGTCACGGGCACCCAGCGCGGGGACGCCTACTCCTTTGGCATCCTGCTGTACGAGATGCATGTGCGTCGCGGTCCCTTCGGAGAAACGGGCCTAACTCCCATGCAATGCTTGCAGAAGGTGCTGCAGCCGCAGGACCAGCTGCATCCGTATAGGCCCTCCTTGCAGCCCCTGGAGACGGCCTTCGACTGCGTTAGCGAGTGCCTGCGCGAGTGCTGGGCAGAGCGACCCGAGGATCGACCAGACTTCAAGACCATACGGGCCAAGCTGCGTCCTCTGCGCAAGGGGATGCGGCCAAACATTTTCGACAACATGATGGCCATGATGGAGAAGTACGCCAACAACCTGGAGGCCCTGGTCGACGACCGCACGGACCAGTTGCaggaggagaagaagaagaCCGATGCCCTGCTCCACGAGATGCTGCCGCGCTGTGTGGCCGACCAGCTCAAAAAGGGCCACAAGGTGGACCCCGAGCACTACGAGCAAGTCAGCATCTACTTCAGCGACATTGTAGGATTCACGGCCATGTCCGCCGAGTGCACGCCGCTGCAGGTGGTGGACTTCCTGAACGACCTCTACACCTGCTTCGACTCCATAATCGGGCACTTCGACGTTTACAAGGTGGAGACCATCGGCGATGCCTACATGGTTGTTTCCGGTCTGCCCCTGCGCAACGGTGACCTGCACGCCGCCGAGATTGCCACCATGTCGCTGCACCTACTAAGCGCCGTCTCCGAGTTTAAAATCCGCCACCGGCCAACTAACCGCTTGCTCCTGCGCATTGGCATACACTCGGGTCCCGTCTGCGCTGGAGTTGTCGGCCTGAAAATGCCCCGCTACTGCCTCTTTGGGGACACTGTGAACACAGCTTCGCGCATGGAGTCAAGCGGCGTACCGCTGAAGATACACTGTAGTTGGCAATGCAGGCAACTACTGGAGCGTCTGGGCGGCTACCACTTTCAGGAGCGTGGCGTAATCTCCATGAAGGGCAAGGGTGAGCAGCGCACCTACTGGCTGCTGGGCGAGGATGAGGAGGCGCGCGACCGGCGCACCTACGAGCGGTCCCAACGACGAGGCTCGAGAGCCCTGAACAAGTTCATCCAGGGCACTATTAAGCAGGCCCAGGAAAAGGGCAACGACTACGGTATACGCTCCTCGCTCAAGCAGAAGAATCTCCTGCGCAACTCCCTAGCCCGCTCCTCCAGCCTGGAGTCTCCCAAGAAGCTGCGCTTCGCCGCTGGCAGTCTCCTGGAGCACCATCGCTATCACAG TGACGAAGCTCTGCTGGAGGTTGATTCCTACACTGGCCTTCGACGCTCTTCCGGGGGATCCACACAATCGCGCTACGAAGAGACGACGCTCTCGCTAACCCTGTCATGCCAAAGTATCGAGGTGCTGGGCGTCCAGCTGAGCAAACGACGCCCCTCCTCGTATCCCACTGCCAACACGCCGCTCTTGATGAACCACGTAGAGGTGTAA